A section of the Phaseolus vulgaris cultivar G19833 chromosome 8, P. vulgaris v2.0, whole genome shotgun sequence genome encodes:
- the LOC137824339 gene encoding membrane protein of ER body-like protein isoform X5 → MEQEAHQWVVHPHEGEEEEGMMEDGALIRKKFVSHSKGSPVTEEVTSFSSSSSSSSSSNDSDHDDEIRSVVTAPNGSSVQKDEEASEIVNGGENSNHVNGDKSDYEAVGLAQVAEFAGEPTNVEAISGFTMSQNMNSVYSDKQQDAEANGLNGVLNGDSSGSVHPTNLGEREFDVQADLSVVQNSQCSENSSQYFHEETIAEEAPNLMKEEIDQPLEEFDVEAVLEKQETHDLFCPNCRSCITKRVILRKRKRNSKILDSKAKRDKPENIHNLDNKAEHDKLEIIGSSGLLDSPGHPSANQGDNANVRSEPDIVSQERPADDNQPPEQPEVFRCLSCFSFFIPSGKCFEGILGARKKEGAQNTASVPASNLQFPSNSQGSSSNWFKSLFKKGEKASDAPLEYSGTGSAQQHTTPGIGLSKDQPADTSVVTDVKPTPDIDHAHGGMDPLISSTNGWSSIQPSTKSVGDLVNGGQRVVQDTTDISAVKQSLDRNLIGEVEKKSASEDIIKEGSQVLKDTLKDVDKTPEIIQNGYSSLVQGVQSPIQSFGSAILANDVASSKQNSTIDAIFPSKLDFTLIGNVQKHIDKEIYPPTGKENKGVDVIVDLGEGAFVSQHTESPLIAAIIEQPIEEVGEPQGWEILKSIVYGGLVESITSLGIVSSAVSSGATPLNIIALGFANIIGGLFILGHNLVDLKNDHSGEDETQRVVQDRYKEFLGRRENFLLHAVVAVLSFLIFGAVPLVVYGLLINKNYYTELKLGVVAATSVVCIILLAIGKVYTRRPPKTYIKTALYYVALALSTSGVTYVAGNLIKDLLEKLNQPESGFVITMPISDTRMGSTWMMSQ, encoded by the exons ATGGAACAAGAAGCACATCAATGGGTAGTGCATCCTcatgaaggagaagaagaagaaggaatgaTGGAAGATGGTGCTTTGATAAGAAAGAAATTTGTGTCACATAGCAAGGGTAGTCCTGTTACTGAAGAAGTGACATccttctcctcctcctcctcctcctcttctAGTAGCAATGACAGTGACCATGATGATGAAATTCGTTCAGTCGTCACAGCCCCCAATGGATCTTCTGTTCAAAAAGATGAAGAAGCTTCAGAGATAGTAAATGGTGGTGAAAACAGCAACCATGTTAATGGTGATAAATCAGATTATGAAGCTGTTGGGCTTGCCCAAGTGGCAGAGTTTGCAGGAGAACCAACTAATGTAGAGGCCATAAGTGGTTTTACCATGTCTCAGAATATGAACAGTGTTTATTCTGATAAGCAACAAG ATGCTGAAGCTAATGGACTTAATGGAGTTCTAAATGGTGATTCTTCTGGGTCTGTCCATCCAACAAATCTGGGGGAGAGAGAATTTGATGTACAAGCAGATCTGTCAGTTGTTCAAAATAGTCAATGCAGTGAAAACTCAAGTCAGT ATTTTCATGAAGAAACTATTGCAGAGGAAGCGCCTAACTTGATGAAAGAAGAGATTGATCAGCCGCTCGAAGAATTTGATGTTGAGGCAGTATTGGAAAAACAAGAGACACATGACTTGTTCTGTCCTAACTGTCGTTCTTGCATTACTAAAAGGGTAATcctcagaaaaagaaaaaggaacaGTAAAATATTAGATAGCAAAGCCAAGCGCGATAAGCCAGAGAACATTCATAATTTGGACAACAAAGCTGAGCATGATAAGTTGGAGATTATAGGTAGCTCAGGGCTGTTAGATAGTCCTGGACATCCTAGTGCCAACCAAGGTGATAATGCAAATGTAAGATCTGAACCTGATATTGTTAGTCAAGAGCGACCTGCTGATGATAATCAGCCTCCTGAACAACCAGAAGTATTCAGATGTTTATCATGCTTCAGCTTCTTTATTCCTAGTG GAAAATGTTTTGAAGGGATCCTTGGTGCCAGAAAGAAGGAAGGTGCACAAAATACTGCAAGTGTACCTGCAAGTAATTTGCAGTTTCCTTCAAATTCACAAGGCTCCAGTTCAAATTGGTTCAAATCTCTGTTTAAGAAGGGGGAAAAAGCTA GTGATGCACCCCTTGAATATTCTGGAACTGGTTCTGCTCAGCAGCATACCACACCTGGAATTGGTCTTTCCAAAGATCAACCTGCTGATACATCTGTAGTTACGGATGTAAAACCTACACCAGATATTGATCATGCACATGGTGGCATGGATCCTCTGATTTCATCGACA AATGGCTGGTCATCTATACAGCCTAGTACAAAAAGTGTGGGTGATTTGGTGAATGGAGGGCAGAGAGTTGTGCAGGATACAACAGATATTTCGGCTGTGAAACAATCACTCGATAGAAACTTGATCGGTGAGGTAGAGAAAAAGAGTGCTTCAGAGGATATAATAAAGGAAG GGTCTCAAGTCCTTAAGGATACACTGAAAGATGTAGACAAGACTCCTGAAATTATTCAGAATGGTTATTCCTCTTTGGTACAAGGAGTACAATCACCAATTCAATCATTTGGCAGTGCAATACTTGCAAATGATGTAGCTAGTAGTAAGCAAAATTCTACAATAGATGCTATCTTTCCATCAAAGCTAGATTTTACTCTAATTGGCAATGTGCAGAAACATATTGACAAGGAAATATACCCTCCTACCGGAAAGGAAAATAAAG GTGTTGATGTGATAGTTGATCTTGGGGAAGGAGCATTTGTATCACAGCACACAGAGTCACCTTTGATTGCCGCTATAATTGAACAACCAATAGAGGAAGTTGGTGAACCGCAAGGATGGGAAATACTTAAAAGCATTGTTTATGGTGGTTTAGTTGAGTCAATCACAAGCCTAGGAATTGTGTCATCTGCAGTTAGTTCGGGTGCTACCCCAt TGAATATTATAGCATTGGGATTTGCAAATATCATTGGTGGACTTTTCATCCTTGGTCACAAT CTTGTTGACTTGAAAAATGATCACTCTGGGGAGGATGAAACACAAAGGGTTGTGCAAGATCGGTATAAAGAATTTCTAGGACGCCGAGAGAACTTCTTGCTTCATGCTGTTGTAGCTGTTTTATCGTTCCTGATTTTTGGTGCTGTACCCCTTGTTGTCTATGGCCTCTTGATCAATAAGAATTACTACACAGAACTTAAGCTAGGCGTGGTAGCAGCCACTTCTGTTGTGTGCATCATTCTACTTGCTATTGGGAAAGTTTATACCAGAAGACCACCCAAAACTTATATAAAAACTGCGTTATACTATGTTGCATTGGCACTTTCAACCTCAGGAGTAACATATGTAGCAGGAAACCTCATCAAGGATCTCCTAGAGAAACTTAACCAGCCAGAATCAGGTTTCGTTATTACCATGCCCATATCAGACACAAGAATGGGATCAACATGGATGATGTCTCAATGA
- the LOC137824339 gene encoding membrane protein of ER body-like protein isoform X6, protein MEQEAHQWVVHPHEGEEEEGMMEDGALIRKKFVSHSKGSPVTEEVTSFSSSSSSSSSSNDSDHDDEIRSVVTAPNGSSVQKDEEASEIVNGGENSNHVNGDKSDYEAVGLAQVAEFAGEPTNVEAISGFTMSQNMNSVYSDKQQDAEANGLNGVLNGDSSGSVHPTNLGEREFDVQADLSVVQNSQCSENSNFHEETIAEEAPNLMKEEIDQPLEEFDVEAVLEKQETHDLFCPNCRSCITKRVILRKRKRNSKILDSKAKRDKPENIHNLDNKAEHDKLEIIGSSGLLDSPGHPSANQGDNANVRSEPDIVSQERPADDNQPPEQPEVFRCLSCFSFFIPSGKCFEGILGARKKEGAQNTASVPASNLQFPSNSQGSSSNWFKSLFKKGEKASDAPLEYSGTGSAQQHTTPGIGLSKDQPADTSVVTDVKPTPDIDHAHGGMDPLISSTNGWSSIQPSTKSVGDLVNGGQRVVQDTTDISAVKQSLDRNLIGEVEKKSASEDIIKEGSQVLKDTLKDVDKTPEIIQNGYSSLVQGVQSPIQSFGSAILANDVASSKQNSTIDAIFPSKLDFTLIGNVQKHIDKEIYPPTGKENKGVDVIVDLGEGAFVSQHTESPLIAAIIEQPIEEVGEPQGWEILKSIVYGGLVESITSLGIVSSAVSSGATPLNIIALGFANIIGGLFILGHNLVDLKNDHSGEDETQRVVQDRYKEFLGRRENFLLHAVVAVLSFLIFGAVPLVVYGLLINKNYYTELKLGVVAATSVVCIILLAIGKVYTRRPPKTYIKTALYYVALALSTSGVTYVAGNLIKDLLEKLNQPESGFVITMPISDTRMGSTWMMSQ, encoded by the exons ATGGAACAAGAAGCACATCAATGGGTAGTGCATCCTcatgaaggagaagaagaagaaggaatgaTGGAAGATGGTGCTTTGATAAGAAAGAAATTTGTGTCACATAGCAAGGGTAGTCCTGTTACTGAAGAAGTGACATccttctcctcctcctcctcctcctcttctAGTAGCAATGACAGTGACCATGATGATGAAATTCGTTCAGTCGTCACAGCCCCCAATGGATCTTCTGTTCAAAAAGATGAAGAAGCTTCAGAGATAGTAAATGGTGGTGAAAACAGCAACCATGTTAATGGTGATAAATCAGATTATGAAGCTGTTGGGCTTGCCCAAGTGGCAGAGTTTGCAGGAGAACCAACTAATGTAGAGGCCATAAGTGGTTTTACCATGTCTCAGAATATGAACAGTGTTTATTCTGATAAGCAACAAG ATGCTGAAGCTAATGGACTTAATGGAGTTCTAAATGGTGATTCTTCTGGGTCTGTCCATCCAACAAATCTGGGGGAGAGAGAATTTGATGTACAAGCAGATCTGTCAGTTGTTCAAAATAGTCAATGCAGTGAAAACTCAA ATTTTCATGAAGAAACTATTGCAGAGGAAGCGCCTAACTTGATGAAAGAAGAGATTGATCAGCCGCTCGAAGAATTTGATGTTGAGGCAGTATTGGAAAAACAAGAGACACATGACTTGTTCTGTCCTAACTGTCGTTCTTGCATTACTAAAAGGGTAATcctcagaaaaagaaaaaggaacaGTAAAATATTAGATAGCAAAGCCAAGCGCGATAAGCCAGAGAACATTCATAATTTGGACAACAAAGCTGAGCATGATAAGTTGGAGATTATAGGTAGCTCAGGGCTGTTAGATAGTCCTGGACATCCTAGTGCCAACCAAGGTGATAATGCAAATGTAAGATCTGAACCTGATATTGTTAGTCAAGAGCGACCTGCTGATGATAATCAGCCTCCTGAACAACCAGAAGTATTCAGATGTTTATCATGCTTCAGCTTCTTTATTCCTAGTG GAAAATGTTTTGAAGGGATCCTTGGTGCCAGAAAGAAGGAAGGTGCACAAAATACTGCAAGTGTACCTGCAAGTAATTTGCAGTTTCCTTCAAATTCACAAGGCTCCAGTTCAAATTGGTTCAAATCTCTGTTTAAGAAGGGGGAAAAAGCTA GTGATGCACCCCTTGAATATTCTGGAACTGGTTCTGCTCAGCAGCATACCACACCTGGAATTGGTCTTTCCAAAGATCAACCTGCTGATACATCTGTAGTTACGGATGTAAAACCTACACCAGATATTGATCATGCACATGGTGGCATGGATCCTCTGATTTCATCGACA AATGGCTGGTCATCTATACAGCCTAGTACAAAAAGTGTGGGTGATTTGGTGAATGGAGGGCAGAGAGTTGTGCAGGATACAACAGATATTTCGGCTGTGAAACAATCACTCGATAGAAACTTGATCGGTGAGGTAGAGAAAAAGAGTGCTTCAGAGGATATAATAAAGGAAG GGTCTCAAGTCCTTAAGGATACACTGAAAGATGTAGACAAGACTCCTGAAATTATTCAGAATGGTTATTCCTCTTTGGTACAAGGAGTACAATCACCAATTCAATCATTTGGCAGTGCAATACTTGCAAATGATGTAGCTAGTAGTAAGCAAAATTCTACAATAGATGCTATCTTTCCATCAAAGCTAGATTTTACTCTAATTGGCAATGTGCAGAAACATATTGACAAGGAAATATACCCTCCTACCGGAAAGGAAAATAAAG GTGTTGATGTGATAGTTGATCTTGGGGAAGGAGCATTTGTATCACAGCACACAGAGTCACCTTTGATTGCCGCTATAATTGAACAACCAATAGAGGAAGTTGGTGAACCGCAAGGATGGGAAATACTTAAAAGCATTGTTTATGGTGGTTTAGTTGAGTCAATCACAAGCCTAGGAATTGTGTCATCTGCAGTTAGTTCGGGTGCTACCCCAt TGAATATTATAGCATTGGGATTTGCAAATATCATTGGTGGACTTTTCATCCTTGGTCACAAT CTTGTTGACTTGAAAAATGATCACTCTGGGGAGGATGAAACACAAAGGGTTGTGCAAGATCGGTATAAAGAATTTCTAGGACGCCGAGAGAACTTCTTGCTTCATGCTGTTGTAGCTGTTTTATCGTTCCTGATTTTTGGTGCTGTACCCCTTGTTGTCTATGGCCTCTTGATCAATAAGAATTACTACACAGAACTTAAGCTAGGCGTGGTAGCAGCCACTTCTGTTGTGTGCATCATTCTACTTGCTATTGGGAAAGTTTATACCAGAAGACCACCCAAAACTTATATAAAAACTGCGTTATACTATGTTGCATTGGCACTTTCAACCTCAGGAGTAACATATGTAGCAGGAAACCTCATCAAGGATCTCCTAGAGAAACTTAACCAGCCAGAATCAGGTTTCGTTATTACCATGCCCATATCAGACACAAGAATGGGATCAACATGGATGATGTCTCAATGA
- the LOC137824339 gene encoding uncharacterized protein isoform X7 — protein sequence MEQEAHQWVVHPHEGEEEEGMMEDGALIRKKFVSHSKGSPVTEEVTSFSSSSSSSSSSNDSDHDDEIRSVVTAPNGSSVQKDEEASEIVNGGENSNHVNGDKSDYEAVGLAQVAEFAGEPTNVEAISGFTMSQNMNSVYSDKQQGMWKCHHCTWTKRFDTPWTVPNWNLKGYPDLMMSVKSMIQDGPCFVCENKDAEANGLNGVLNGDSSGSVHPTNLGEREFDVQADLSVVQNSQCSENSSQCMKTVDYKLPSFPELSHIHNSFDIQATAVTDFHEETIAEEAPNLMKEEIDQPLEEFDVEAVLEKQETHDLFCPNCRSCITKRVILRKRKRNSKILDSKAKRDKPENIHNLDNKAEHDKLEIIGSSGLLDSPGHPSANQGDNANVRSEPDIVSQERPADDNQPPEQPEVFRCLSCFSFFIPSGKCFEGILGARKKEGAQNTASVPASNLQFPSNSQGSSSNWFKSLFKKGEKASDAPLEYSGTGSAQQHTTPGIGLSKDQPADTSVVTDVKPTPDIDHAHGGMDPLISSTNGWSSIQPSTKSVGDLVNGGQRVVQDTTDISAVKQSLDRNLIGEVEKKSASEDIIKEGSQVLKDTLKDVDKTPEIIQNGYSSLVQGVQSPIQSFGSAILANDVASSKQNSTIDAIFPSKLDFTLIGNVQKHIDKEIYPPTGKENKGVDVIVDLGEGAFVSQHTESPLIAAIIEQPIEEVGEPQGWEILKSIVYGGLVESITSLGIVSSAVSSGATPSC from the exons ATGGAACAAGAAGCACATCAATGGGTAGTGCATCCTcatgaaggagaagaagaagaaggaatgaTGGAAGATGGTGCTTTGATAAGAAAGAAATTTGTGTCACATAGCAAGGGTAGTCCTGTTACTGAAGAAGTGACATccttctcctcctcctcctcctcctcttctAGTAGCAATGACAGTGACCATGATGATGAAATTCGTTCAGTCGTCACAGCCCCCAATGGATCTTCTGTTCAAAAAGATGAAGAAGCTTCAGAGATAGTAAATGGTGGTGAAAACAGCAACCATGTTAATGGTGATAAATCAGATTATGAAGCTGTTGGGCTTGCCCAAGTGGCAGAGTTTGCAGGAGAACCAACTAATGTAGAGGCCATAAGTGGTTTTACCATGTCTCAGAATATGAACAGTGTTTATTCTGATAAGCAACAAG GAATGTGGAAATGTCACCACTGCACATGGACCAAGCGATTTGACACTCCTTGGACTGTGCCAAATTGGAATCTTAAGGGTTATCCTGACTTGATGATGAGTGTCAAATCTATGATTCAAGATGGACCAtgttttgtttgtgaaaataAAG ATGCTGAAGCTAATGGACTTAATGGAGTTCTAAATGGTGATTCTTCTGGGTCTGTCCATCCAACAAATCTGGGGGAGAGAGAATTTGATGTACAAGCAGATCTGTCAGTTGTTCAAAATAGTCAATGCAGTGAAAACTCAAGTCAGTGTATGAAAACTGTGGACTACAAGCTCCCTTCCTTTCCAGAACTATCTCACATACATAATTCATTTGACATACAAGCTACGGCTGTTACAGATTTTCATGAAGAAACTATTGCAGAGGAAGCGCCTAACTTGATGAAAGAAGAGATTGATCAGCCGCTCGAAGAATTTGATGTTGAGGCAGTATTGGAAAAACAAGAGACACATGACTTGTTCTGTCCTAACTGTCGTTCTTGCATTACTAAAAGGGTAATcctcagaaaaagaaaaaggaacaGTAAAATATTAGATAGCAAAGCCAAGCGCGATAAGCCAGAGAACATTCATAATTTGGACAACAAAGCTGAGCATGATAAGTTGGAGATTATAGGTAGCTCAGGGCTGTTAGATAGTCCTGGACATCCTAGTGCCAACCAAGGTGATAATGCAAATGTAAGATCTGAACCTGATATTGTTAGTCAAGAGCGACCTGCTGATGATAATCAGCCTCCTGAACAACCAGAAGTATTCAGATGTTTATCATGCTTCAGCTTCTTTATTCCTAGTG GAAAATGTTTTGAAGGGATCCTTGGTGCCAGAAAGAAGGAAGGTGCACAAAATACTGCAAGTGTACCTGCAAGTAATTTGCAGTTTCCTTCAAATTCACAAGGCTCCAGTTCAAATTGGTTCAAATCTCTGTTTAAGAAGGGGGAAAAAGCTA GTGATGCACCCCTTGAATATTCTGGAACTGGTTCTGCTCAGCAGCATACCACACCTGGAATTGGTCTTTCCAAAGATCAACCTGCTGATACATCTGTAGTTACGGATGTAAAACCTACACCAGATATTGATCATGCACATGGTGGCATGGATCCTCTGATTTCATCGACA AATGGCTGGTCATCTATACAGCCTAGTACAAAAAGTGTGGGTGATTTGGTGAATGGAGGGCAGAGAGTTGTGCAGGATACAACAGATATTTCGGCTGTGAAACAATCACTCGATAGAAACTTGATCGGTGAGGTAGAGAAAAAGAGTGCTTCAGAGGATATAATAAAGGAAG GGTCTCAAGTCCTTAAGGATACACTGAAAGATGTAGACAAGACTCCTGAAATTATTCAGAATGGTTATTCCTCTTTGGTACAAGGAGTACAATCACCAATTCAATCATTTGGCAGTGCAATACTTGCAAATGATGTAGCTAGTAGTAAGCAAAATTCTACAATAGATGCTATCTTTCCATCAAAGCTAGATTTTACTCTAATTGGCAATGTGCAGAAACATATTGACAAGGAAATATACCCTCCTACCGGAAAGGAAAATAAAG GTGTTGATGTGATAGTTGATCTTGGGGAAGGAGCATTTGTATCACAGCACACAGAGTCACCTTTGATTGCCGCTATAATTGAACAACCAATAGAGGAAGTTGGTGAACCGCAAGGATGGGAAATACTTAAAAGCATTGTTTATGGTGGTTTAGTTGAGTCAATCACAAGCCTAGGAATTGTGTCATCTGCAGTTAGTTCGGGTGCTACCCCAt CTTGTTGA